One part of the Xylocopa sonorina isolate GNS202 chromosome 10, iyXylSono1_principal, whole genome shotgun sequence genome encodes these proteins:
- the LOC143428474 gene encoding uncharacterized protein LOC143428474, with protein MTTLAGIRDNDWTYYTEMTIREFIMTPQIPILTIYHLYNRLNSSLSFPLIPVRELTYFVREPQEILRADTFRDRVLFGTVNDKVEYHVLSLVHNVLAPIFLKIETWPDSIRPAGTNQSRGLTRV; from the coding sequence ATGACGACCCTGGCGGGCATAAGGGACAACGATTGGACCTACTACACCGAAATGACCATTCGAGAATTCATCATGACCCCGCAAATCCCGATCCTGACCATCTACCACTTGTACAACAGGCTGAACTCCTCCCTGTCCTTCCCACTGATTCCTGTACGCGAGCTGACGTACTTTGTCCGGGAGCCGCAAGAGATCCTGCGAGCGGACACGTTCCGGGACCGCGTGCTGTTCGGCACCGTGAACGATAAAGTGGAGTACCACGTGCTGTCGTTGGTGCACAACGTGCTGGCGCCGATTTTCCTCAAGATCGAAACCTGGCCGGACAGTATCCGTCCCGCTGGAACCAACCAGTCTCGTGGCTTAACTCGTGTTTAA